A segment of the Clostridia bacterium genome:
AGTTGCGGTGGCAAATTTCGCAATCGGTGAGCGCACGGTGGGCGCCCGTGGTGTCGATGCCGAAATACTCGGCGATATAGGTCTGCCGATGGTGCGCTAGGTCGGGTAGCATCTTGCGCGACAGGCGCAATACGTCCACGAAATCGTTGGGCAAGGTGGCGCACAAATAGCGCACGAAATTGTCGTAGAGGGTGTTGACGTCGAAGTTGACGTTGTGACCGACGAGCACGTCGTCGTCCAAAAAGGCGCGGAATTCGGGCAATACGTCCCTCGGCAAAGGCGCGGGCCATACCATATCGTCCGTGATGCCCGTCAGCCCTTGTATGAAGTAGGTGACGGACTCGTGCGGGCGCACGAGAGAAGAAAAAGACGCAACGGGCACGTCGTCGCGCACCCGCAGAGCGGACACTTCGATGAGGTCCAACACGCCGTCCACCACGGTGTTGGTCTCCACGTCCACCACGGTGTAGTCGTCGGGAAACGCCCACAGATTTTGCCCTTTGTCGGGGCGTTTGAGCACGCGCGCTTGTCTGTCCGTCATCGCTTACCTTCCGTTTCGTCCGTCACGATATGCCATATCTCACGCGGTTTTCGGCGCAAATACTCGGCGAAAAAAGTGGGATAGGCGCGCACCTCGTCCAACTGCGCCACGGGTACCCAATGCACCTCTTCCCGTACGCCGTGCGTAACGCCGTGCGCGTCGAGCGTGCGACTGCCGCGGGGTTTCATCAGGTAGTAGAAGCACACCTCGTGACACACCAGGCCCTCCCATTCGCCGCCGTGACCCATAAAGAAGTTTTCGTGTACGGCGGCCAAGCGGTCCACTGCGTACCGAACGCCCGTCTCCTCGTACACTTCGCGTTCCACGGCCTCTTGCGAGGTCTCGCCCGCGTGTACGCCGCCGCCTATCGAATAGAGGTAGTCCTCGTTTTCGTTGCCGGCAAAGAGCACGTAGCCGTCCTCCACGATGATCGCCGCCGCACGGTACCGAAACCAATAGTTCTCCTTGGTAAATCCGTAATCCAATTCCATACGTCTTCCTTTTGGGCGCAAATACCCCCATACGTCACGGGGTTTTCGACGCCGTACACGTTTTTGGGACGTCCTTCGCCCGCCTTTCATTATAGGGCGATTCCGCTCGGTTGTCAAGGTGCGCGCGCCATCTTCCGCACCCCGTCGCGCTGTCTCGGCATTTTTTCGCGAAATGTTCGATTTCTATGTTGACAACGCCCCAAACCCGTCCTATTAGATAAGTGTTCTCCACCGTGCTCGGGCAAGAGGGCGAGGCCTCCTTTGTTTCT
Coding sequences within it:
- a CDS encoding 3'-5' exonuclease encodes the protein MTDRQARVLKRPDKGQNLWAFPDDYTVVDVETNTVVDGVLDLIEVSALRVRDDVPVASFSSLVRPHESVTYFIQGLTGITDDMVWPAPLPRDVLPEFRAFLDDDVLVGHNVNFDVNTLYDNFVRYLCATLPNDFVDVLRLSRKMLPDLAHHRQTYIAEYFGIDTTGAHRALTDCEICHRNYQKLKAMWRNGA
- a CDS encoding NUDIX domain-containing protein, with product MELDYGFTKENYWFRYRAAAIIVEDGYVLFAGNENEDYLYSIGGGVHAGETSQEAVEREVYEETGVRYAVDRLAAVHENFFMGHGGEWEGLVCHEVCFYYLMKPRGSRTLDAHGVTHGVREEVHWVPVAQLDEVRAYPTFFAEYLRRKPREIWHIVTDETEGKR